One region of Arthrobacter sp. StoSoilB22 genomic DNA includes:
- the infB gene encoding translation initiation factor IF-2 — protein MAKVRVHELAKELGITSKDAVTKLQELGEFVRSASSTIEAPVVKKLRDAYPGAGAAKAAAPAAAPAANRPAASRPAAPAPGPAAPKAPAPAPAAPAPAAPAAAAPAAPATPSAPAPAAPAAPAASTPVSAKPGARPAPKAETPAPARQGGQAPRPGGPRPGNNPFATSQGMPRGRGGDGDRPPRPGNNPFAPSQGMPRGERRNDGERPGGPRPAAGTGGPRPAAGTGGPRPGAPRPGAPRPGAPRPAGGPGAGNRPTPGMMPNRTERPAPGGAGRPGGAGRPGGGPGRPGGAPGAGTGGGAPAGGGFGKGGRGRGGTQGAFGKGGAGRGKQRKSKRAKRQELEQMSAPSLGGVSVPRGDGETIIRLRRGSSITDFAEKIDANPASLVTVLFHLGEMATATQSLDEDTFGLLGAELGYKLQVVSPEDEERELLDQFDINIQDELDAEGDDVLEARAPVVTVMGHVDHGKTRLLDAIRNSNVVAGEHGGITQHIGAYQISHVHEGTARDITFIDTPGHEAFTAMRARGAKVTDIAILVVAADDGVMPQTVEALNHAQAANVPIVVAVNKIDKEGANPDKVKGQLTEYGLVPEEYGGDTMFVEVSARQNLNIDELIDAVLLTADAALDLRANPDKDARGIAIEANLDKGRGAVATVLVQSGTLAVGDTIVAGTAHGRVRAMFDENGEALDVALPSRPVQVLGLSNVPRAGDTFLVTPDERTARQIAEKREAADRNAALAKRRKRISLEDFDQAVAEGKIDTLNLILKGDVSGAVEALEDALLKIDVGDDDVQLRVIHRGVGAITQNDVNLATVDNAIIIGFNVKPAERVAELADREGVDMRFYSVIYAAIDDIEMALKGMLKPEYEEVQLGTAEVREVFRSSKFGNIAGSIVRTGIIRRNSKARVSRDGKVIGDNLTVETLKRFKDDATEVRTDFECGIGLGSFNDITEGDIIETFEMREKPRN, from the coding sequence GTGGCCAAGGTCCGCGTACATGAGCTCGCCAAAGAGCTCGGTATTACTTCCAAAGATGCAGTAACCAAACTGCAGGAATTGGGCGAATTCGTTCGCTCCGCCTCGTCAACAATTGAGGCCCCCGTCGTGAAGAAGCTTCGCGACGCATACCCGGGTGCCGGCGCTGCCAAGGCCGCCGCTCCCGCAGCAGCTCCGGCGGCAAACCGCCCAGCAGCATCCCGTCCGGCCGCTCCGGCACCGGGTCCTGCAGCTCCGAAGGCTCCGGCCCCGGCACCTGCAGCCCCCGCTCCGGCAGCCCCTGCGGCTGCTGCACCGGCAGCTCCTGCAACACCGTCAGCACCTGCCCCGGCAGCACCTGCAGCTCCTGCTGCGTCCACTCCGGTTTCGGCCAAGCCCGGCGCCCGTCCTGCCCCCAAGGCAGAGACTCCGGCTCCGGCACGTCAAGGTGGCCAGGCTCCGCGTCCCGGCGGTCCCCGTCCGGGCAACAACCCGTTCGCTACGTCCCAGGGCATGCCCCGCGGCCGTGGTGGCGACGGAGACCGTCCGCCGCGTCCGGGCAACAACCCGTTCGCACCGTCCCAGGGCATGCCCCGAGGCGAACGCCGTAACGACGGCGAACGCCCCGGCGGTCCCCGTCCCGCAGCTGGTACGGGTGGACCCCGTCCCGCAGCAGGTACCGGTGGTCCCCGTCCGGGCGCTCCGCGTCCCGGTGCACCCCGTCCGGGCGCTCCGCGTCCCGCTGGCGGTCCCGGTGCAGGAAACCGTCCTACTCCGGGCATGATGCCCAACCGCACTGAGCGTCCGGCTCCCGGTGGCGCAGGCCGTCCGGGTGGCGCAGGCCGTCCCGGTGGCGGACCCGGTCGTCCCGGTGGCGCACCTGGTGCAGGTACCGGTGGCGGCGCTCCCGCCGGCGGTGGCTTCGGCAAGGGTGGCCGCGGTCGCGGTGGCACCCAGGGTGCCTTCGGCAAGGGCGGCGCCGGTCGTGGCAAGCAGCGCAAGTCCAAGCGTGCAAAGCGCCAGGAACTGGAGCAGATGAGTGCTCCGTCGCTGGGCGGCGTATCGGTACCCCGCGGTGATGGCGAGACCATCATCCGCCTGCGTCGTGGCTCGTCCATCACGGACTTTGCCGAGAAGATCGATGCAAACCCCGCGTCGCTGGTGACCGTGCTGTTCCACCTCGGTGAAATGGCAACGGCTACGCAGTCCCTCGACGAAGACACCTTTGGCCTGCTTGGCGCCGAACTTGGCTACAAGCTCCAGGTTGTTTCCCCTGAGGATGAAGAGCGCGAGCTGCTGGATCAGTTCGACATCAACATCCAGGACGAACTCGACGCCGAAGGTGACGACGTTCTCGAGGCCCGCGCACCGGTTGTTACCGTCATGGGCCACGTTGACCACGGTAAGACCCGCCTGTTGGACGCCATCCGCAACTCGAACGTTGTGGCCGGCGAGCACGGTGGCATCACCCAGCACATCGGTGCTTACCAGATCAGCCACGTCCACGAGGGCACGGCCCGCGACATCACCTTCATTGACACCCCCGGTCACGAGGCCTTCACGGCCATGCGTGCACGTGGTGCCAAGGTCACTGACATCGCGATCCTGGTTGTTGCAGCCGACGACGGCGTTATGCCGCAGACGGTGGAAGCACTCAACCACGCCCAGGCAGCCAACGTGCCGATCGTCGTCGCAGTGAACAAGATCGACAAGGAAGGCGCCAACCCTGACAAGGTCAAGGGCCAGCTGACCGAGTACGGCCTGGTTCCGGAAGAATACGGTGGCGACACCATGTTCGTTGAGGTCTCTGCCCGCCAGAACCTCAACATCGACGAACTGATCGACGCCGTCCTGCTGACGGCCGACGCTGCCTTGGACCTGCGCGCCAACCCGGACAAGGACGCTCGAGGCATTGCCATCGAAGCGAACCTGGACAAGGGCCGCGGTGCTGTTGCAACCGTCCTGGTTCAGTCCGGAACCTTGGCAGTGGGCGACACGATCGTTGCCGGTACGGCTCACGGCCGCGTCCGCGCCATGTTCGACGAGAACGGCGAGGCACTCGATGTCGCACTGCCGTCCCGCCCGGTTCAGGTCCTCGGTCTGTCCAACGTGCCGCGTGCAGGTGACACCTTCCTGGTGACCCCTGACGAGCGTACGGCCCGCCAGATCGCCGAGAAGCGTGAAGCTGCCGACCGCAACGCCGCACTGGCCAAGCGCCGCAAGCGCATCAGCCTGGAAGACTTCGACCAGGCCGTTGCCGAAGGCAAGATCGACACCCTTAACCTCATCCTCAAGGGTGACGTGTCCGGTGCCGTGGAAGCCCTCGAAGACGCCTTGCTCAAGATCGACGTCGGAGACGACGACGTTCAGCTTCGTGTCATCCACCGCGGTGTGGGTGCCATCACGCAGAACGACGTCAACCTGGCCACGGTTGACAACGCCATCATCATTGGCTTCAACGTCAAGCCGGCCGAGCGTGTTGCTGAACTGGCCGATCGTGAAGGCGTGGACATGCGCTTCTACTCGGTCATCTACGCAGCAATCGATGACATCGAGATGGCTCTCAAGGGCATGCTCAAGCCGGAATACGAAGAAGTCCAGCTCGGTACCGCCGAGGTTCGCGAAGTCTTCCGTTCTTCCAAGTTCGGAAACATCGCCGGCTCGATCGTCCGCACTGGCATCATCCGCCGTAACTCCAAGGCACGTGTCAGCCGCGACGGCAAGGTCATCGGTGACAACCTCACCGTTGAGACGCTCAAGCGCTTCAAGGATGACGCCACTGAAGTCCGCACCGACTTCGAGTGTGGTATCGGTCTTGGCTCCTTCAATGACATCACTGAAGGCGACATCATCGAGACCTTCGAAATGCGCGAAAAGCCGCGTAACTAG
- the rbfA gene encoding 30S ribosome-binding factor RbfA gives MADPARAAKLAQRIKVVVAEALGRRVKDPRVESITVTDARVTNDLQHATIYYTVFGDDVAQADAARALEKAKGVLRQEVGRNITVRLTPTLEFVADQIPVNASNLEELLREAKRRDAEVAALAASAKHAGEADPYKGDAPEDIDEDDFDEEDTDLSGDNELDEDSNR, from the coding sequence ATGGCTGATCCCGCACGCGCCGCCAAGCTGGCACAGCGGATAAAGGTGGTTGTTGCTGAGGCCCTCGGACGCCGGGTCAAGGATCCGCGCGTCGAGTCCATCACGGTCACTGACGCCCGCGTCACCAATGACCTTCAGCACGCCACCATCTACTACACCGTCTTTGGTGACGATGTAGCCCAGGCAGACGCCGCCAGGGCATTGGAGAAGGCCAAGGGTGTGCTGCGGCAGGAAGTGGGCCGCAACATCACTGTTCGCCTCACTCCCACCCTCGAGTTCGTGGCTGATCAGATCCCGGTCAATGCCTCCAACCTTGAGGAGCTGCTCCGTGAAGCCAAGCGTCGCGACGCTGAGGTGGCCGCTCTGGCCGCCAGTGCCAAGCACGCAGGCGAAGCAGACCCCTACAAGGGCGATGCTCCGGAGGACATCGACGAGGACGACTTCGACGAAGAGGACACTGACCTCTCCGGCGACAACGAGCTCGACGAAGACTCCAACCGCTAG
- a CDS encoding pyridoxal phosphate-dependent aminotransferase — protein MPELAAHVRDVPVNQIREITEAAWSTPGAIVLSIGEPGFALPRHVLDAGIACLDRDETNYTPNAGIPALREAFAARFREQQEVTIGAERVYVVDGAQQGLHFAMSLLLSPGDEILIPNPGYPTFAMTSRLLHAVPVQYPLYPQNDFQPHIEDIEALITPRTRVMVLNSPSNPLGAVISEKATRELVELAVRHDLWIISDECYEAFTFDVPHISPARFDSDVPGEARVFTSLTLSKTYGLTGLRIGALICPPGLEQKMNNVMESIVSCVASPSQYAALAALTGPQDYVSQARDHYRSNRDAASAVLAEKGIPFLGAQGAFYLWADVSHVSGGDVRTWVRKFLAESGVSFAPGTAFGSIGEGWIRIALCGGQQGLLDGVNRLPAKP, from the coding sequence ATGCCTGAGCTTGCCGCACACGTCCGCGACGTCCCCGTGAACCAGATCCGTGAGATCACCGAAGCTGCCTGGTCCACTCCCGGAGCTATCGTCCTCAGCATCGGCGAGCCGGGCTTTGCCCTCCCCCGCCACGTCCTGGACGCCGGCATTGCCTGCCTGGACCGGGATGAGACCAACTACACACCCAACGCCGGGATCCCTGCCCTCCGCGAGGCCTTCGCCGCTCGCTTCCGGGAGCAACAAGAGGTCACTATTGGTGCGGAGCGGGTCTATGTGGTGGACGGCGCCCAGCAGGGACTGCACTTTGCCATGAGCCTTCTCCTCTCCCCCGGTGACGAGATCCTGATTCCCAACCCCGGCTACCCCACCTTCGCCATGACCAGCCGGCTGCTGCACGCCGTGCCTGTGCAGTATCCGTTGTATCCACAGAACGACTTCCAGCCGCACATTGAGGACATCGAGGCCCTGATCACGCCACGGACCCGCGTGATGGTGCTGAACTCCCCGTCCAATCCCCTGGGCGCCGTGATCAGTGAGAAAGCCACGCGCGAGCTGGTGGAACTGGCAGTCCGGCACGACCTCTGGATCATCTCGGACGAGTGCTATGAAGCCTTCACGTTCGATGTCCCCCATATCAGTCCCGCACGGTTCGACAGCGATGTCCCCGGCGAAGCCCGGGTCTTCACGTCCCTGACCTTGTCCAAGACCTACGGACTGACTGGCCTCCGGATCGGGGCGCTGATCTGTCCTCCGGGTTTGGAGCAAAAAATGAACAACGTGATGGAATCAATCGTGTCCTGCGTCGCGTCTCCTTCGCAGTACGCAGCTTTGGCCGCGCTGACGGGGCCGCAGGACTACGTTTCGCAGGCTCGCGACCATTACCGGAGCAACCGGGATGCGGCGTCGGCGGTGCTGGCGGAGAAGGGAATTCCGTTCCTTGGCGCCCAGGGGGCCTTCTATCTTTGGGCTGATGTTTCCCATGTGAGTGGCGGGGACGTCCGGACCTGGGTGCGTAAATTCCTTGCGGAATCGGGCGTGTCGTTCGCGCCGGGCACTGCGTTTGGGTCGATTGGCGAGGGATGGATCAGGATCGCCCTCTGCGGTGGCCAACAAGGCCTGCTCGACGGCGTCAACCGCCTCCCAGCCAAGCCCTAG
- a CDS encoding nucleoside deaminase: MSAHSPQQRDEYLNLAIQLAVRNVSDGGGPFGAVVVTPDGTVHEGVNRVTLDHDPTAHAEVVAIRRAAAATKSFDLKGSVLYTSCEPCPLCLSATLWARIGRVYFAADRHGAARAGFDDAVFYEYFAGTRPELLPVEHAALAASDEPFEAWRNHTHRTAY, encoded by the coding sequence ATGTCGGCGCACAGTCCCCAGCAACGTGATGAATACCTGAACCTGGCCATCCAGCTGGCCGTGCGTAACGTTTCCGACGGCGGCGGCCCTTTCGGTGCCGTTGTGGTCACCCCGGACGGAACTGTCCATGAGGGAGTGAACCGGGTAACGCTGGACCACGATCCCACGGCACATGCCGAAGTGGTGGCCATACGGCGCGCCGCAGCAGCAACCAAGAGCTTCGACCTGAAGGGTTCCGTTCTCTACACAAGCTGCGAGCCATGCCCGCTCTGCTTGTCCGCCACGCTCTGGGCCAGGATCGGGCGTGTGTATTTCGCGGCCGATCGGCACGGTGCGGCCAGGGCCGGCTTCGACGACGCCGTGTTCTATGAGTACTTTGCCGGCACCCGGCCGGAGCTACTGCCGGTGGAGCATGCCGCGTTGGCCGCCTCAGATGAACCCTTCGAGGCGTGGCGAAACCATACCCACCGGACGGCGTACTAA
- the rpsO gene encoding 30S ribosomal protein S15, with protein sequence MALDAAVKQSIIKEYATTEGDTGSPEVQVAVLTQRIKDLTEHMKEHKHDFHTQRGLLAMVGRRKRMLTYLKNTDIARYRALIERLGLRR encoded by the coding sequence GTGGCACTTGACGCCGCTGTAAAGCAGTCCATCATCAAGGAATACGCAACCACTGAAGGCGACACCGGTTCACCCGAGGTCCAGGTTGCAGTCCTGACTCAGCGGATCAAAGATCTGACTGAGCACATGAAGGAGCACAAGCACGACTTCCACACCCAGCGCGGTCTGCTGGCCATGGTTGGTCGTCGCAAGCGCATGCTTACCTACCTGAAGAACACTGACATCGCCCGCTACCGTGCGCTCATCGAGCGTCTCGGCCTGCGCCGCTAG
- a CDS encoding pitrilysin family protein, with protein sequence MTVVPLPLEQTLPGGELIHGAEGGSVVRRSVLPGGVRVLTEAMPGQRSATIGFWVAVGSRDEADGQHGSTHFLEHLLFKGTKRRTALEIASAFDEVGGESNAATAKESTCYFARVLDTDLPMAIDVIADMITGAVLDPAELEQERDVILEEIAMDSDDPTDVAHEKFVAAVLGNHALARPIGGTPDAIRAVARDSVWAHYQRYYRPEELVITAAGGLDHDVVCQLVVDALTAAGWQLDADAAPVDRRGTDRAVITGTAGLHVVKRPVEQANIIMGCPTIVATDDRRFVMSVLNAVLGGGMSSRLFQEIREKRGLVYSTYSFTAAYADAGYFGMYAGCTPSKVRQVLELLGLELDKLAKEGITEEELRKAVGQLSGGIVLALEDTGSRMSRLGRAELVSGEFQDIDETLARIKAVTVEDVQDLARELAAAPRTITVVGPFEETETFGL encoded by the coding sequence ATGACTGTCGTACCCTTGCCACTGGAACAGACCCTTCCCGGCGGCGAATTGATCCATGGTGCCGAGGGCGGTTCCGTCGTGCGGCGCTCGGTCCTGCCCGGCGGCGTGCGCGTCCTCACCGAGGCAATGCCCGGTCAGCGTTCGGCCACCATAGGGTTCTGGGTGGCAGTGGGTTCGCGTGATGAAGCGGACGGCCAGCATGGTTCCACACACTTTCTTGAGCACCTGTTGTTCAAGGGCACCAAACGGCGCACAGCCTTGGAAATCGCGTCCGCCTTCGACGAGGTGGGCGGTGAATCCAACGCGGCCACAGCCAAGGAAAGCACCTGCTACTTCGCCAGGGTCCTGGATACAGACCTCCCCATGGCCATCGACGTCATCGCGGACATGATCACCGGTGCGGTCTTGGATCCTGCCGAATTGGAGCAGGAACGCGACGTCATCCTTGAGGAGATCGCCATGGACAGCGACGACCCCACGGACGTCGCCCATGAGAAGTTCGTGGCCGCTGTCCTGGGCAACCACGCGCTGGCACGGCCTATCGGGGGTACGCCGGATGCTATTAGAGCCGTGGCAAGGGATTCGGTATGGGCGCACTACCAGCGCTACTACCGACCGGAGGAACTGGTCATCACCGCAGCCGGCGGACTGGATCACGACGTCGTCTGCCAGCTGGTTGTGGATGCCCTGACAGCTGCTGGATGGCAGCTGGACGCCGACGCCGCGCCGGTAGACCGCCGGGGCACGGACCGTGCCGTCATCACGGGCACGGCCGGACTGCACGTAGTAAAGCGTCCTGTGGAGCAAGCCAATATCATCATGGGTTGCCCAACGATCGTTGCCACCGATGACCGCCGGTTTGTCATGAGCGTGCTCAATGCCGTACTGGGCGGAGGCATGTCCTCACGCCTGTTCCAGGAAATTCGTGAAAAGCGCGGCCTGGTGTACTCCACCTACTCTTTCACTGCCGCGTATGCGGACGCTGGCTACTTCGGAATGTATGCCGGCTGCACGCCTTCCAAGGTCCGCCAGGTGTTGGAACTCCTGGGCCTTGAGCTGGACAAGCTCGCCAAGGAAGGTATCACCGAGGAAGAGCTCCGGAAGGCTGTGGGGCAGCTTAGCGGCGGGATTGTCCTCGCGCTCGAAGACACGGGCTCCCGGATGTCGCGTCTTGGCCGGGCGGAATTGGTGTCCGGGGAGTTCCAGGACATCGACGAGACCCTGGCACGCATCAAGGCCGTCACCGTAGAGGATGTCCAGGACCTCGCCCGTGAACTCGCAGCGGCGCCCCGGACCATCACTGTTGTTGGTCCCTTTGAGGAAACCGAAACTTTCGGGCTCTAG
- a CDS encoding polyribonucleotide nucleotidyltransferase: MEGPEIQFSEAIIDNGRFGKRVIRFETGRLAKQAAGASMVYIDEDTALLSATTAGKQPREGFDFFPLTVDVEERMYAAGRIPGSFFRREGRPSTEAILACRLMDRPLRPAFVKGLRNEVQIVVTVLAINPDELYDVVAINASSMSTQLSGLPFSGPIGGVRVALIADEQGSQWVAFPKHSQLENAVFNMVVAGRIAGDDVAIMMVEAEATDNSWNLIKEQGATAPTEEVVSEGLEAAKPFIKALCEAQADLAARAAKPTVEFPVFLDYQDDVYAAVEAAAADKLAAVFQIADKQDRDNASDELKDEVLGALAGQFEGREKELSAAFRSVTKHVVRQRILKDQVRIDGRGLTDIRQLTAEVEVLPRVHGSAIFERGETQIMGVTTLNMLKMEQQIDSLSPVTRKRYMHNYNFPPYSTGETGRVGSPKRREIGHGALAERALVPVLPTREEFPYAIRQVSEALGSNGSTSMGSVCASTLSMLNAGVPLKAAVAGIAMGLVSDQVDGQTRYAALTDILGAEDAFGDMDFKVAGTSEFVTAIQLDTKLDGIPASVLAAALKQAREARLHILEVINAAIDTPDELSEFAPRVIAVKIPVDKIGEVIGPKGKMINQIQEDTGADISIEDDGTVYIGATNGPSADAARSAINAIANPQVPEIGERYLGTVVKTTTFGAFVSLTPGKDGLLHISELRKLANGKRVDNVDDVVSVGQKVQVEITKIDDRGKLSLSPVVAEEEGAASEDAPAEAAEESAE; the protein is encoded by the coding sequence ATGGAGGGTCCCGAAATCCAGTTCTCCGAAGCCATTATCGACAACGGCCGTTTTGGCAAGCGCGTCATTCGCTTCGAAACCGGCCGCCTTGCCAAGCAGGCAGCTGGCGCCTCGATGGTCTACATCGACGAAGACACCGCACTGCTCTCGGCAACCACGGCAGGCAAGCAGCCGCGCGAAGGTTTCGACTTCTTCCCGCTGACGGTTGACGTCGAGGAGCGCATGTATGCTGCCGGCCGTATCCCGGGCTCGTTCTTCCGCCGCGAAGGACGCCCGTCCACCGAAGCCATCCTGGCTTGCCGCCTCATGGACCGCCCGCTGCGCCCCGCCTTCGTGAAGGGCCTGCGCAACGAGGTCCAGATCGTGGTGACCGTTCTGGCCATCAACCCCGATGAGCTCTACGACGTCGTCGCCATCAACGCGTCCTCGATGTCCACGCAGCTTTCCGGCCTCCCGTTCTCCGGCCCGATCGGTGGCGTCCGCGTCGCCCTCATCGCCGACGAACAGGGTTCGCAGTGGGTCGCTTTCCCCAAGCACTCCCAGCTCGAGAACGCCGTGTTCAACATGGTTGTTGCCGGCCGCATTGCAGGTGACGACGTCGCCATCATGATGGTTGAAGCCGAAGCCACGGACAACTCCTGGAACCTCATCAAGGAACAGGGCGCAACCGCTCCTACCGAAGAGGTTGTTTCCGAGGGCCTCGAGGCTGCCAAGCCGTTCATCAAGGCACTCTGTGAAGCACAGGCTGACCTGGCAGCACGCGCTGCCAAGCCCACGGTTGAGTTCCCGGTCTTCCTGGATTACCAGGACGACGTCTACGCCGCTGTTGAAGCCGCTGCTGCCGACAAGCTGGCCGCTGTCTTCCAGATCGCTGACAAGCAGGACCGCGACAACGCCTCGGACGAGCTCAAGGACGAAGTCCTGGGTGCACTTGCCGGCCAGTTCGAGGGCCGCGAGAAAGAACTGTCCGCAGCTTTCCGCTCGGTCACCAAGCACGTTGTGCGCCAGCGAATCCTCAAGGACCAGGTCCGCATCGACGGCCGTGGCCTGACGGACATCCGCCAGCTGACTGCCGAGGTAGAGGTTCTGCCCCGCGTCCACGGTTCGGCAATCTTCGAGCGCGGCGAAACCCAGATCATGGGCGTCACCACGTTGAACATGCTCAAGATGGAGCAGCAGATCGACTCGTTGTCGCCGGTAACGCGCAAGCGCTACATGCACAACTACAACTTCCCGCCGTACTCCACCGGTGAAACCGGCCGCGTCGGTTCCCCGAAGCGCCGCGAAATCGGCCACGGTGCCTTGGCAGAGCGCGCTCTGGTGCCGGTTCTGCCCACCCGTGAAGAGTTCCCCTACGCGATCCGCCAGGTATCCGAGGCCCTCGGTTCCAACGGTTCGACCTCCATGGGTTCCGTCTGTGCTTCCACACTCTCCATGCTTAACGCAGGTGTGCCGCTGAAGGCAGCTGTTGCCGGTATCGCCATGGGCCTGGTTTCCGACCAGGTTGACGGCCAGACCCGCTACGCAGCCCTGACTGACATCCTCGGCGCCGAAGACGCTTTCGGTGACATGGACTTCAAGGTGGCAGGTACTTCCGAGTTCGTCACAGCTATCCAGCTGGACACCAAGCTCGACGGCATCCCCGCTTCCGTGCTGGCAGCAGCACTGAAGCAGGCCCGCGAAGCCCGCCTCCATATCCTCGAGGTCATCAACGCAGCGATCGACACCCCGGACGAGCTCTCCGAGTTCGCGCCGCGCGTTATCGCCGTCAAGATCCCCGTGGACAAGATCGGCGAGGTCATCGGCCCCAAGGGCAAGATGATCAACCAGATCCAGGAAGACACGGGCGCGGACATCTCCATCGAGGATGACGGCACTGTCTACATCGGCGCCACCAACGGACCGTCTGCCGACGCAGCACGCTCCGCCATCAACGCCATCGCCAACCCGCAGGTACCGGAAATCGGTGAGCGCTACCTGGGTACGGTCGTCAAGACCACCACCTTCGGCGCTTTCGTTTCCCTCACCCCGGGCAAGGACGGCCTGCTGCACATCTCCGAGCTCCGCAAGCTGGCCAATGGCAAGCGCGTGGACAACGTGGATGACGTCGTCTCCGTGGGCCAGAAGGTCCAGGTCGAGATCACCAAGATCGATGACCGCGGAAAGCTTTCCCTTTCCCCGGTTGTTGCCGAGGAAGAAGGAGCAGCCTCAGAGGACGCTCCGGCCGAGGCCGCTGAAGAGTCCGCAGAGTAG
- a CDS encoding bifunctional riboflavin kinase/FAD synthetase, whose translation MVHIWNDPTEVPKDFGPTVVTIGNFDGVHRGHQHVLSQVTDTAKRHNIPSVAVTFDPHPAQVHRPDSAPELIMGLRDKLDALGDTGVDAVLVMKYTLDLAAMTPLEFVREILVEGLHAAHVVVGHDLRFGAGNSGDVLTMQELGDQLGFGVQVVHEYGAGGFPVHDDGDADRRCSSTWVREALSEGDVVTAAAVLGRPHRMRGEVVHGAARGRDLGFPTANLSHDSTGYVPADGIYAGWLIDQAGTRWPAAISVGSNPTFDGVSRQVEAHVIDRPEENVEDFDLYGQNVAVEFTQRLRGMVAYRGPEALVEQMCLDVAQAHDLLTRRQGHFDNTADVPVN comes from the coding sequence ATGGTCCACATCTGGAACGATCCCACTGAAGTCCCCAAGGACTTCGGACCTACTGTCGTTACCATCGGGAACTTTGACGGCGTCCATCGGGGTCATCAGCATGTTCTGTCGCAAGTGACCGACACAGCCAAGCGGCACAACATCCCCTCGGTTGCCGTGACCTTCGATCCCCATCCCGCTCAGGTCCACAGGCCGGATTCTGCTCCTGAGCTGATCATGGGGCTCCGGGACAAACTGGACGCCCTGGGCGACACCGGGGTGGACGCTGTGTTGGTGATGAAGTACACCCTCGACCTCGCCGCCATGACGCCGCTGGAGTTTGTCCGTGAAATCCTGGTTGAGGGACTTCACGCCGCGCACGTCGTTGTTGGTCACGACCTCCGCTTCGGCGCCGGCAATTCCGGCGACGTTCTCACTATGCAGGAACTGGGCGATCAGCTCGGTTTTGGTGTGCAGGTTGTCCATGAATACGGCGCCGGAGGCTTCCCGGTCCATGACGACGGCGATGCCGACCGCCGCTGTTCCTCCACCTGGGTGAGGGAGGCCTTGAGCGAAGGCGATGTAGTTACAGCTGCCGCGGTGTTGGGCCGCCCCCACCGCATGCGCGGTGAAGTGGTGCACGGAGCGGCCCGGGGACGGGATCTCGGCTTTCCGACGGCAAACCTTTCCCATGATTCCACCGGATACGTACCAGCTGACGGCATTTACGCGGGGTGGCTGATCGACCAAGCCGGCACGCGCTGGCCCGCCGCAATCTCCGTTGGTTCGAACCCCACCTTCGACGGCGTCAGCCGGCAGGTGGAAGCGCACGTGATCGACCGCCCCGAAGAGAACGTGGAAGACTTCGACCTCTACGGGCAGAATGTTGCCGTCGAATTTACGCAGCGCCTGCGCGGCATGGTGGCCTACCGTGGGCCGGAGGCTTTGGTCGAACAAATGTGCCTCGACGTAGCCCAGGCGCACGACCTGTTGACCCGGCGCCAGGGGCATTTCGACAACACTGCTGACGTGCCGGTAAACTGA
- the truB gene encoding tRNA pseudouridine(55) synthase TruB: MLSGLVIVDKPQGWTSHDVVGRMRRLAGTRKVGHAGTLDPMATGVLVLGINKATRLLTYIVGTSKTYTATIRLGETTITDDAEGEVTEARSAAAITDDAIAAGVAALTGPIQQVPSSVSAIKVNGERSYARVRSGEEVKLAARPVTIHRFDVHSITRIDGGRVVDVEVTVECSSGTYIRALARDLGGALGVGGHLTALRRTQVGPYSLDQARTLEQLAEELEVLEMSLAARALMPNRELSEDETTEISFGRRIAAGPGAGTPDAATAEKPAAAFAPSGELVALLADTGNFAKPVLVFAPGTGQAK, encoded by the coding sequence GTGCTTTCTGGACTGGTAATCGTTGACAAACCGCAGGGATGGACCAGCCATGATGTGGTTGGCCGGATGCGGCGGCTGGCCGGCACCCGAAAAGTGGGGCATGCTGGCACGCTCGATCCCATGGCAACCGGTGTGCTGGTGCTGGGCATTAACAAAGCGACGCGTCTCCTGACCTACATCGTGGGCACCTCCAAGACGTATACGGCCACCATCCGGCTGGGCGAAACCACCATCACTGACGACGCCGAGGGCGAGGTCACGGAGGCCCGCAGCGCAGCGGCCATTACCGACGACGCCATAGCTGCCGGCGTTGCTGCCCTCACTGGGCCCATCCAACAGGTTCCGAGCAGCGTGAGTGCCATCAAAGTCAACGGCGAACGCTCCTATGCCCGCGTCCGCTCGGGTGAAGAGGTTAAGCTCGCGGCCCGCCCGGTCACCATCCACCGCTTTGATGTCCACTCCATCACCAGGATCGACGGCGGCAGGGTAGTCGACGTCGAGGTCACCGTGGAGTGCTCCTCCGGCACGTACATCAGGGCGTTGGCCCGGGACCTCGGCGGTGCCTTGGGCGTCGGGGGACACCTCACAGCCTTGCGGAGGACCCAGGTTGGCCCATACTCCCTGGACCAGGCCCGCACGTTGGAGCAGCTGGCAGAAGAGCTTGAGGTTCTGGAGATGTCCTTGGCGGCACGTGCACTCATGCCTAACCGGGAGCTCAGCGAGGACGAAACCACCGAAATCTCCTTCGGCCGCCGCATCGCTGCCGGTCCGGGAGCAGGAACGCCCGACGCCGCCACGGCCGAAAAGCCGGCCGCAGCCTTCGCGCCGTCGGGAGAGCTGGTGGCGTTGCTTGCAGATACAGGCAACTTCGCGAAACCCGTGCTGGTCTTTGCGCCGGGAACCGGGCAGGCAAAGTAA